The following are encoded together in the Schistosoma mansoni, WGS project CABG00000000 data, chromosome 5 unplaced supercontig 0195, strain Puerto Rico, whole genome shotgun sequence genome:
- a CDS encoding cerebral development protein gives MHTQLYNFLPPGVNTQSQSHLRSQASHLSNTPLIYSHYYPNDTVSQSSHQHHHHHQQQHRELSQITTTTPPPPQPGAGAAPSNYIANVPNIENYQLSNESRHVTDTNSLFPTTAPYTTNSLSTPSSLSSSSSSSTSISSSTLMPETAIDYNNRGHLNYALSYLSNQTSNDKNFINSNSHHSLNRLQQINSSKESISANHLKLLYPQCYVTPPTLNEDLLDTSQSIGSCDTSVANIWPQSIISAQYSTNFLSSYSTGMAAAAAAAAVAVHSTSFDYTQPSMMLSPSRSNTTQLCRHLNDRYLGNNNNNSNICNKTIGRTKSINYLTSTPISSQVNVNSHISETNFPLSTYSSVSTSSSCLPSATCELYNVPQHILSNRLSMNQHVASTTLTSIPTGEVRNSINNELYYCQWIDPVPTIPGSIPKPCSRVFDSVTEIVNHITLEHVGGPEQLDHTCYWKDCIRDGKPFKAKYKLVNHIRVHTGEKPFPCPFSGCMKVFARSENLKIHKRTHTGMLYYYY, from the coding sequence ATGCACACACAATTATACAATTTTTTGCCACCTGGGGTAAATACTCAGTCACAATCCCATTTAAGATCACAAGCTTCCCATCTATCAAATACACCACTGATTTATTCACATTATTATCCAAATGATACGGTATCACAATCATCtcatcaacaccatcatcatcaccaacaaCAACATCGGGAGTTGTCACAAATTACTACAACAaccccaccaccaccacagcCCGGAGCAGGAGCAGCACCGTCTAATTACATAGCTAATGTACCTAATATTGAAAATTATCAGTTATCAAATGAATCTAGACATGTAACTGATACTAACAGTTTATTTCCAACTACTGCACCGTATACAACTAACTCATTGTCAACACCGTCTTCGTTGTCATCGTCCTCATCTTCATCTACTTCGATATCCTCGTCAACTTTAATGCCCGAAACAGCAATCGATTATAATAATCGTGGACATTTAAATTATGCTCTATCTTATTTATCAAATCAGACaagtaatgataaaaattttattaattCAAATTCACATCATTCATTGAATCGTTTACAACAAATAAATTCGTCAAAAGAATCAATTAGCGCgaatcatttaaaattattatatccTCAATGTTATGTTACCCCACCGACATTGAATGAAGATTTATTGGATACTTCACAATCGATTGGATCATGTGATACATCAGTGGCAAATATATGGCCTCAATCAATTATCAGTGCTCAATATTCAACAAATTTTTTATCTTCATATTCAACAGGGATGGCAGCTGCTGCAGCAGCTGCTGCCGTGGCTGTCCACTCAACATCTTTTGATTATACACAACCATCAATGATGTTATCCCCTTCACGATCAAATACAACACAACTTTGTCGTCATTTGAATGACAGATATttaggaaataataataataactcaaatatttgtaataaaacAATAGGACgtacaaaatcaataaattatttaacgTCTACTCCGATTTCATCACAAGTTAATGTAAATAGTCATATTTCAGAGACGAATTTTCCGTTATCAACCTATTCTTCtgtatcaacatcatcatcttgTTTACCTTCTGCAACATGTGAATTATATAACGTACCACAACATATTTTATCTAATCGTTTATCAATGAACCAACATGTAGCTTCCACTACATTAACATCTATACCAACTGGTGAAGTAAGAAATTcaattaataatgaattatattatTGTCAATGGATTGATCCAGTACCTACAATACCTGGTTCTATACCGAAACCATGTTCTAGAGTGTTTGATTCAGTTACAGAAATAGTTAATCATATAACTTTAGAACATGTTGGTGGTCCAGAACAATTAGATCATACATGTTATTGGAAAGATTGTATACGAGATGGCAAACCATTTAAagcaaaatataaattagttaaTCATATACGCGTACATACTGGTGAGAAACCATTTCCATGTCCATTTAGTGGATGTATGAAAGTATTTGCACGTagtgaaaatttaaaaattcataAAAGAACACATACTGGtatgttatattattattattag